From the genome of Blastocatellia bacterium, one region includes:
- a CDS encoding redoxin domain-containing protein, producing the protein MSRKVIVLNLLLFLIVPAAMARQQPEKPQASASQTSEEAVNLMIKQQRYDEAIVLLEDALKREPNAADLYQRLGKTRFVKSVATRDAALEAKAFESFRRAVELAPQRPDLLHSLAAALMLTRRNDEAIAVCDRAIGRDATYLPAYALKWEVMLKRPDIETQAQAVRAEIDRLLAANKSEPALAIASKGFEMIADEQAMEKINDRVLSEYPKGDWAQNILAQRAFEEPDNDKRAGLLDAFIARYPADPRASLIYSEMFRIRAQQAASPIARLAEIGDAWIAHATGTAYLMVLARAKVALVLAERHGNLDHAEAVAKDAVKIAQGLTTDSPLVAGEPPADREPLIARLKLDAQMALGFVHLRQGRIADAAGELSGPLEAVVKQVERDGYVLWRDADLRELGLPPRVLWLAELYQAQGKYDKAAKYLLAAVSDEDYRNRIVQSQLPLVYSKLGRTAQAASADFDQAMQRYRALTTTTAGVRDEEKRRLLATRMDVAAPDFKVTRLDKKAVSLADLKGKVAVLVFWATWCGPCMVEMPRLQEAVKKYAANPEVIFLAISVDERRLAVRPFIERNGFRLPVAYDETGAGAFGVSGIPTMVILDRRGRVAFREQGMGGDADRYVERLSWRIDELLSEKPAGDNSKVTNE; encoded by the coding sequence ATGAGTCGCAAAGTAATTGTCCTTAACCTTCTACTTTTCCTTATCGTGCCCGCGGCAATGGCGCGGCAGCAGCCGGAAAAGCCGCAAGCCTCTGCCAGCCAAACATCCGAAGAAGCCGTCAACCTGATGATTAAGCAGCAGCGTTATGATGAAGCCATCGTGCTGCTGGAAGACGCCCTTAAACGCGAGCCGAATGCCGCCGACCTGTACCAGCGGCTCGGCAAGACCCGCTTCGTCAAGAGTGTGGCGACCAGAGACGCCGCGCTTGAGGCAAAGGCATTCGAGTCGTTTCGCCGCGCCGTCGAGCTGGCGCCGCAGCGCCCCGACCTGCTTCATTCGCTCGCGGCTGCCCTGATGCTGACGCGGCGAAATGACGAAGCCATCGCGGTCTGTGATCGCGCGATTGGCCGCGACGCCACCTACCTGCCCGCCTACGCGCTCAAGTGGGAAGTGATGTTGAAGCGGCCGGACATTGAAACGCAGGCGCAAGCGGTCCGCGCGGAGATTGACCGGCTGCTCGCCGCAAACAAGAGCGAGCCGGCGCTCGCCATCGCCAGCAAGGGCTTCGAGATGATCGCCGATGAACAGGCGATGGAGAAGATCAATGACCGTGTATTGAGTGAGTATCCGAAAGGCGATTGGGCACAAAACATTCTTGCTCAGCGCGCTTTTGAAGAACCGGACAACGACAAGCGGGCCGGCCTGCTTGACGCCTTCATCGCCCGTTATCCCGCTGACCCGCGCGCTTCGCTGATTTATTCAGAGATGTTTCGCATCCGGGCCCAGCAAGCGGCGTCGCCCATCGCTCGCCTCGCGGAAATCGGTGATGCGTGGATCGCTCATGCGACGGGGACGGCTTATTTGATGGTTCTCGCGCGAGCCAAAGTCGCGCTCGTTCTTGCCGAGCGGCACGGCAATCTCGATCACGCTGAAGCGGTCGCTAAAGACGCCGTGAAGATCGCGCAGGGCCTGACGACGGATTCGCCGCTGGTTGCCGGCGAGCCGCCCGCCGACCGCGAGCCGCTGATTGCGCGGCTCAAACTGGACGCGCAGATGGCGCTCGGCTTCGTGCATCTGCGGCAGGGACGGATTGCCGACGCCGCTGGCGAGTTGAGCGGCCCGCTGGAAGCGGTCGTCAAGCAGGTCGAACGCGACGGCTATGTCCTCTGGCGTGATGCCGACCTGCGCGAGCTTGGCCTGCCGCCCCGCGTTCTCTGGCTTGCCGAGCTTTATCAGGCGCAAGGCAAGTACGATAAGGCCGCGAAGTACTTGCTCGCCGCCGTCAGCGATGAAGATTACAGAAACCGAATCGTCCAATCGCAACTGCCCTTGGTTTACAGCAAGCTTGGGCGCACGGCGCAGGCGGCCTCGGCAGACTTCGATCAAGCCATGCAGCGTTATCGCGCTTTGACGACGACGACCGCGGGAGTCCGCGACGAAGAGAAGCGGCGATTGCTGGCGACCCGCATGGATGTGGCGGCTCCCGACTTCAAAGTGACACGGCTCGACAAGAAAGCCGTGAGCCTTGCGGACCTCAAAGGCAAAGTGGCGGTGCTGGTCTTCTGGGCGACATGGTGCGGGCCGTGTATGGTCGAGATGCCGCGGCTTCAGGAAGCCGTCAAGAAATACGCCGCCAACCCGGAGGTGATTTTTCTTGCCATCAGCGTGGACGAGCGCAGGCTCGCCGTTCGCCCCTTCATCGAGCGCAACGGTTTTCGCCTGCCCGTGGCTTATGATGAAACCGGGGCCGGGGCGTTCGGCGTCAGCGGCATCCCGACGATGGTTATTCTTGACCGCCGGGGGCGCGTCGCCTTCCGCGAACAGGGAATGGGCGGCGATGCCGACCGTTACGTCGAGCGGCTGAGCTGGCGCATCGATGAGCTACTGAGCGAGAAACCCGCCGGCGACAATTCGAAGGTGACGAATGAATGA
- a CDS encoding prephenate dehydrogenase/arogenate dehydrogenase family protein, giving the protein MIFERLAIVGVGLIGGSFAMAAKEAGLARRISGWDDRATLEEALRRGLIDEIEESFAGGGFCPADLIYLAAPVGGILDFLQTHGKQVKRGAIVTDAGSTKRQVCGAARTAITEGATFIGGHPMAGSHERGLANARAGLFRDSAYALIGEDPVPKGLDAVALRLFIEAVRAIGARPVVMSAERHDHVVAAISHAPQVLATALAVSVADANDEMMPQLAGAGFADMTRLAASHWSVWEDICATNGDEIAAALGRIIGTLETLRGELAAGGGLTQTGAAFRRANELMRRAEK; this is encoded by the coding sequence ATGATCTTTGAGAGGCTTGCCATCGTCGGCGTCGGGTTGATCGGCGGGTCGTTTGCGATGGCGGCGAAAGAGGCGGGCCTTGCCCGGCGCATCAGCGGCTGGGATGATCGGGCGACGCTGGAAGAGGCGCTGCGGCGCGGCCTGATTGACGAGATCGAAGAATCGTTTGCCGGCGGCGGCTTCTGCCCTGCCGACCTGATTTACCTGGCGGCGCCGGTCGGCGGCATTCTGGATTTTCTGCAAACGCATGGCAAACAGGTGAAACGCGGCGCGATTGTCACCGACGCCGGCAGCACCAAAAGGCAGGTCTGCGGGGCCGCGCGAACGGCGATTACCGAGGGCGCGACTTTTATCGGCGGCCACCCGATGGCCGGCAGTCACGAACGCGGATTGGCCAATGCGCGGGCCGGCCTTTTCCGCGATTCGGCTTATGCCTTGATTGGCGAAGACCCTGTGCCGAAGGGTTTGGACGCGGTGGCGTTGCGACTGTTCATTGAAGCGGTGCGCGCCATCGGCGCGCGGCCCGTGGTTATGAGCGCCGAGCGTCATGATCATGTGGTCGCGGCCATCAGTCATGCGCCGCAAGTATTGGCGACCGCGCTGGCCGTCAGTGTCGCCGACGCCAACGATGAAATGATGCCGCAACTGGCGGGCGCGGGTTTTGCGGATATGACGCGGCTGGCGGCAAGCCACTGGTCGGTGTGGGAAGATATTTGCGCGACGAATGGTGATGAGATTGCCGCCGCGCTCGGGCGCATCATCGGCACGCTTGAAACGCTGCGCGGGGAGCTGGCGGCAGGCGGCGGCCTGACGCAGACCGGCGCCGCCTTTCGCCGCGCTAACGAGCTGATGCGCCGCGCCGAAAAATGA
- a CDS encoding acetyl-CoA C-acetyltransferase codes for MTRAVIISGARTAIGSFGGALKDTPTRELGRVVIEAATQRAGIDKGDIEEVIMGNVLQAGGGMNAARQSAIAAGIPDAVPSFTVNKVCGSGLKAVALAAQAIVAGDADLIIAGGVESMSRAPYLLKEARWGYRMGNGEMIDSLLSEGLTCALAGCHMGITAENVAAKYGIARADQDAFAAESQRRAAEAIAAGRFKEEIVPVMIPQKKGEPLAFQTDEYPRAATNADALAKLRPAFMKENGSVTAGNASGINDGAAALIVASQERVRLMELAPMATIVAYAAGGVDPKLMGMGPVPAIERALEKAELTLADIDLFELNEAFAAQSLAVVRELGLDPARVNVNGGAIALGHPIGASGARVLVTLLYEMRRRNVRRGLAALCIGGGQGIAMIVER; via the coding sequence ATGACACGAGCCGTCATTATCAGCGGCGCGCGAACGGCTATCGGGTCGTTTGGCGGCGCACTCAAAGACACGCCAACCCGCGAGCTAGGGCGCGTCGTTATCGAAGCCGCAACGCAGCGTGCGGGAATAGATAAGGGCGACATTGAAGAAGTCATTATGGGCAACGTGCTGCAAGCCGGCGGCGGCATGAACGCGGCGCGGCAATCGGCAATCGCCGCCGGCATCCCTGATGCGGTGCCTTCGTTCACCGTCAACAAGGTGTGTGGCTCCGGGCTGAAAGCCGTTGCCCTGGCCGCGCAAGCCATCGTCGCCGGCGACGCTGACTTGATTATCGCCGGCGGCGTTGAATCGATGAGCCGCGCGCCTTATTTGTTAAAGGAGGCGCGCTGGGGCTATCGCATGGGCAACGGCGAGATGATCGATTCGCTGTTGAGCGAAGGCTTGACCTGCGCGCTGGCCGGTTGCCACATGGGGATTACCGCCGAAAACGTCGCCGCCAAGTATGGCATCGCGCGCGCCGATCAGGATGCTTTTGCCGCGGAGAGCCAGCGCCGTGCCGCCGAAGCCATCGCCGCGGGCCGCTTCAAGGAAGAGATCGTGCCGGTCATGATCCCGCAGAAGAAAGGCGAGCCGCTGGCTTTTCAAACCGACGAGTACCCGCGCGCTGCTACCAACGCGGATGCGCTGGCGAAATTGCGCCCGGCGTTTATGAAAGAGAACGGCTCGGTGACGGCGGGCAATGCTTCGGGGATCAACGACGGCGCGGCGGCGCTCATTGTCGCCAGCCAGGAGCGCGTTCGTTTGATGGAGCTGGCGCCGATGGCAACCATTGTCGCTTACGCGGCGGGCGGCGTTGATCCTAAGCTAATGGGAATGGGGCCTGTGCCGGCCATTGAGCGGGCTCTTGAAAAAGCCGAGCTGACGCTTGCCGATATCGATCTGTTCGAGCTGAACGAAGCCTTTGCGGCGCAGAGTCTCGCCGTCGTCCGTGAGCTTGGCCTTGACCCGGCGCGCGTCAACGTCAATGGCGGCGCAATCGCTCTGGGTCATCCGATTGGCGCAAGCGGCGCGCGTGTCCTGGTGACCTTGCTCTATGAGATGCGTCGCCGCAACGTCCGGCGCGGGCTCGCGGCGCTGTGCATTGGCGGCGGGCAGGGAATCGCCATGATCGTCGAGCGATAA
- a CDS encoding metallophosphoesterase family protein: MATYVIGDIHGRPHLLDQLIHNVPWDIHNDKIVFLGDLIDRGADAPGVIERIMKLANDNPNVVVLRGNHEQMMLDCLDYGDLQWLIPENGGLATLTGYGFDLDELQDVSDIHIPEAHVEFMRSLPYYHEDEQAIYVHAGLIPGELPENTDPDVLLWTRDFDFFRGYEGKLCFFGHTPTHYLPKDGRTRRFGIYIHGSCVGIDTSGDSESPLSCIEVENFALYQAHPAGHVEVERLRSRKPAAQPAKVAL; the protein is encoded by the coding sequence ATGGCGACTTATGTAATCGGAGACATTCACGGGCGACCGCATCTGCTGGATCAACTGATCCACAACGTGCCGTGGGATATTCATAATGACAAGATCGTTTTCCTGGGCGATCTCATCGACCGTGGGGCGGATGCGCCCGGTGTCATCGAGCGCATCATGAAACTTGCAAACGATAACCCGAACGTCGTCGTCCTGCGCGGCAACCACGAACAGATGATGCTCGATTGTCTCGACTATGGCGACTTGCAATGGCTGATCCCTGAAAACGGCGGGCTGGCGACGCTGACCGGCTATGGGTTTGACCTCGACGAATTGCAGGACGTTTCCGATATTCACATCCCCGAAGCGCACGTCGAGTTCATGCGCAGCTTGCCCTACTATCACGAAGACGAGCAGGCGATCTATGTTCACGCCGGGTTGATCCCCGGCGAATTGCCGGAGAACACCGACCCGGACGTGCTGCTCTGGACTCGCGATTTCGACTTCTTCAGAGGCTATGAAGGCAAGCTCTGTTTCTTTGGCCACACGCCGACGCATTATCTGCCCAAAGACGGGCGCACGCGCCGCTTCGGCATCTACATCCACGGCAGTTGCGTCGGCATAGATACCAGTGGCGACAGTGAAAGCCCGCTCTCTTGCATCGAGGTTGAAAACTTCGCTTTGTACCAAGCCCATCCCGCAGGCCATGTCGAAGTCGAACGGCTGCGCTCGCGCAAGCCCGCCGCTCAACCCGCCAAAGTCGCTTTGTGA